From one Formosa sediminum genomic stretch:
- a CDS encoding DUF2200 domain-containing protein, with amino-acid sequence MQVTAEKNEKVAKMIFASIYPLYLNRLIKRGRTKNELDQVISWLTGYSENQIQTLIDEKVTFETFFNEATLHPKAALIKGVICGYRIEEIPDEFEIYRQCRYLDKLVDELAKGRKLDKIMRE; translated from the coding sequence ATGCAAGTTACAGCAGAGAAAAATGAAAAAGTTGCAAAAATGATTTTTGCATCAATTTATCCACTTTATCTAAACCGATTAATAAAGCGTGGACGGACTAAAAATGAGTTAGATCAAGTTATAAGTTGGTTAACAGGATATAGTGAAAATCAAATACAAACGCTTATTGATGAAAAAGTGACTTTTGAAACGTTTTTTAATGAAGCTACTTTACATCCGAAGGCAGCTTTAATAAAAGGCGTAATTTGCGGATATCGAATTGAAGAAATACCTGATGAATTTGAAATTTACAGACAATGTAGATATCTAGATAAGTTGGTTGATGAATTAGCTAAAGGTAGAAAATTAGATAAAATTATGCGTGAATAA
- a CDS encoding efflux transporter outer membrane subunit, producing the protein MKLKTYIIPIIIIVLTLQSCGVVTKKYSTPKQDFVEQYRDTIIDDTTSFATLSWKKIINDTVLQDLIAEGLQNNLDLKVALENINQAQASLVQAKLAFLPSLEGSAQVTRAQTSQASLNLGGVTGINLNTTSYLGQLSSSWEIDVWGKLRSSKRSVLASFLQTEAATRAVQTQLISDIAVAYYNLLALDEQLKITKKTLENRIGDQETMKYLKESAVVDGAAVVQSEASRYEIETSIPDIETSILEAENALSILLGRAPGPIERTTLKEQSPYTDLQLGIPSTLLRNRPDIQAAELEFRSAFEDVNMAKTYFYPSLTITANGGLSSLNLTDFFDNSVFFNLIGGLTQPIFSNGENKARLKTNQSVQQQAFYDYKLTWLTAGGEISNALYSYKKAKEKQVSRSNQISALERSVEYTEALLEYSSSTNYTDVLTTKNSLLDAQLDGVSDKLQELEAVVQLYHALGGGWQDLQ; encoded by the coding sequence ATGAAATTAAAAACTTATATAATTCCTATTATTATAATTGTATTAACGTTACAAAGTTGTGGTGTAGTTACTAAAAAGTATAGCACACCAAAGCAAGATTTTGTTGAACAATATAGAGATACAATTATTGATGACACCACATCGTTTGCCACTTTATCTTGGAAAAAGATAATAAACGATACTGTTTTACAAGACCTTATTGCAGAAGGTTTACAAAATAATCTAGACTTAAAAGTAGCTTTAGAAAATATAAACCAGGCCCAAGCAAGTTTAGTACAAGCTAAATTGGCATTTTTACCTAGTTTAGAAGGATCTGCTCAAGTTACTAGAGCTCAAACCTCACAAGCTTCTTTAAATTTAGGAGGAGTAACGGGTATTAATTTAAACACCACCTCTTATTTAGGGCAATTAAGTAGTAGTTGGGAAATTGATGTTTGGGGAAAACTTCGTAGCAGTAAGCGTTCAGTTTTAGCTTCGTTTTTACAAACCGAAGCAGCAACTCGTGCAGTACAAACCCAACTTATATCAGATATTGCAGTAGCTTATTATAATTTATTAGCACTAGATGAACAATTAAAGATTACAAAAAAGACTTTAGAAAATAGAATTGGGGATCAGGAAACCATGAAATATTTAAAAGAATCGGCTGTAGTTGATGGTGCAGCAGTGGTACAAAGTGAAGCTAGTAGATACGAGATAGAAACTTCTATACCTGATATTGAAACAAGTATTTTAGAGGCAGAAAATGCATTGTCTATATTACTTGGTAGAGCGCCAGGGCCTATAGAACGTACTACTTTAAAGGAACAATCTCCGTATACAGATTTGCAATTAGGTATTCCTTCTACTTTGTTAAGAAACAGACCAGATATTCAGGCTGCAGAATTAGAATTTAGAAGTGCTTTTGAAGATGTAAATATGGCTAAAACCTATTTTTATCCGTCATTAACAATAACAGCTAACGGAGGATTATCGTCCTTAAATTTAACCGATTTCTTTGATAATTCGGTGTTCTTTAATCTTATTGGTGGTTTAACTCAACCTATTTTTTCTAATGGAGAAAATAAAGCCCGTTTAAAAACTAATCAATCTGTACAACAACAAGCTTTTTACGATTATAAATTAACGTGGTTAACTGCTGGAGGAGAAATTTCTAATGCGCTTTATTCGTATAAAAAAGCGAAAGAAAAACAGGTTTCGCGGTCCAATCAAATTTCTGCTTTAGAGCGATCTGTAGAATATACTGAAGCCCTTTTAGAATATTCTTCGAGCACAAATTATACAGATGTTTTAACTACTAAAAATAGTTTGTTAGATGCACAGTTAGATGGTGTTAGTGACAAACTTCAAGAGTTAGAAGCTGTAGTACAATTGTATCATGCTTTAGGTGGCGGTTGGCAAGATTTACAATAA